CCGAGTAATAGATAGGTTTGAACTCGACCCGCTAAGCAATTTCCGAGCTTATTAGCAAACTCAAGCTGATATAGAGAAGTATCAGCGCTTCCAGAATCTATTTTTGCCAACTTAACAGACAGTGACTCAGCGTTTTCCCGTGTTACTTCAGTATTTTCAGGTAGACCATCGGCCATAGATCCACCACAAAACACTAAAAACGAAGATTTTAAAATGTTCTTAAACATAGCTCGTTTAGCTCATAACGCCTGCCGCACAGGCGAGCGACTTGTTGCGAGTCCAGCGCACGAAGTACTTGATTGTGCCGGCATTTGTTATGGCAGTCACCTCTCGGATTTTAAGGCCCAATAAATGTGTTTATCTATTGCAGTAGAAAAGCCAGACTTAGAATCATCAGAAGATGTTAATTTATCCCGCCACTTTTGGAGCAGACTTTCACTGACAAAAAATATGGAAATGATCTTGACAGAAATCAAGAAAGATATATATCCGGCAAGAAATGAGGTGATAAAAAGGCTAAATTCAATAATTTCCTGTTTAGAGCTTCTTGGAGTACAGTTTGAAATTTCCAATACTAGCGGAGTTACGTATTCTCCGGTAAGAAACACGCTAGAAAGCACGCAGATTAGGAATATGGGAAAGAGCAATACTAACATATGATTTTTCTATCGACTTTTTTCATGCCTACCTATTCTCCGGCTACGGCCATAACGCCGCCAACACAGGCGAGCAACTTGTTGCGAGTCCAGCGCATGTAATGCGCAATTGTGCTTGGCTTTGTTATGTTTTTTCATTTAGGAAACTATCCAAATAAGGCGCTATAACAAGATCAAGTTTATCTAATTCTGATTTAGGGAGGTGCTTCGCATAGCCTGTTTTCGCTATGCCGCCATTTACCCCCAGCTCTCGAAAAACTTCTTTTACTATATCTTCTTTGGAGAAGCCTCTAGACAGTATATTTAATCGACTAGAATATGAGCTATGTATAACTGGACGATCAAATCGAGAATTTTGGAAAATCTCCGCGCTAAATATTACTTGATCTACCAAACTAGTCCATTTTTTAGGAACTAGGGTGAAGATTCTCTTTATGTCTTTTTTCGAAAGAGAGTGTGGCGGATCATTATTAAGCTTTGCGAAGATAATCTTCATCTTGAACCCTTAGAAACATAACGCTCGCCACACGGGCGAGCAACACAGTTGCGAGTCCAGCCCGCTTGCGGGCGTGTGTGCTGGCGCTGGTTATGCGCGCATAGATTAAAGCTGCTCAACACGCTTTGCCCAAAATGTTACAGAACCATAGTTTGATTCAAAGTCCCCAACATACACGTTAATGCCATCAAGTTGGTGAGAAGACACATCCTCTATGAACATTCCGCCCGTAGAGTATGGAAATCCCTTCTCAATCTCCAAGTCTTGAGGAGCCCAGAATCTTAACTTTCTAAGGTCCCCATCTTTCTCCATGTGGAGATCGATATATGACCTGCTTATATCGCTTGAATTTACCTGATATGAAAAGAATGTGATGTCATATAGGTGTGGAGACTCAATTATTTTGTGATAAATGCGATCCATGTCATTCCTACGCATAACGCCTAAAGCAGCGGCGCGCGTTAGCGCGTCCAGCCCGAAGGGCGATGCTGCCTTTACTTGTTAAGTGATTACGGATTTGAGACATTATTTAAACGCTCAAATATTTCCGAGAAATATTTTTCAATATCTGAACCTACCAACACTTCAGGGATTTCACCCCTATTAATATACTCCGCTGCATTGATAGTTCTTATCGTGTTGTCACCGGTAAGATGCCCACTAATATGTGACATCAGCATTCCGATACGTGCTACATTTTTATGTTCTTCCTCCAGGCGGATTTTATATCCATCCGAAAGCTTTCCGCTGGCCCATTCAATTGCACCATCGTCGTGTTTGCACGAGTTCCAAATATATTCAATTAGTTCTTTTTTGGTAACTAGTTTCAATGGATTACTCACTTAACATTTATATAGTGATCACCATGACCACTATTATCCTGATTACTATTTCAGAAGCAATTCCACGTCAGAACCTCTTGAATCATCTCAAAATCATACACTTACACAAACTTGATACGAAGGTACAATATGGAAAAACGGTCACTGCGACCACTATCCCGGAATATACTACTTTGCGTAACTCATTGTATTTAATGATTTTTCTGGCATATTTGCAAAACTTTTCAAAATAACGGTCACGATGACCGAAATTCCAACTCGCATTTGGTCACATTTCCTGCAAGACTGTATATATAACCAGATTTGGGCATGTTAAAATGGATGACATTCCTATACCAATTCCCAAAAGTTCCTCGCGATTTATGGATCGATTGAGAACTTTTATGCGTTCAAAGTATTTGGCATACAAAACCGAGCAAACCTATTGCTATTGGGTTAAGGACTTTATTCGCTTTAATCAGATGCGTCATCCAGAAGTATTGGGTAAAGCTGAAGTGGATAATTGGCTCAGTCATTTGGCAATCAATCGATCCGTGTCAATCAATACCCAGAAAACGGCTTTGAATGCGGTAGTATTTTTATACAAGCAGTTTATGGGCCTTGAGCTGGGTGAACTCAAATTTGACAGTAGCCACCGCCCCAGGCAGCTGCCGGTAGTTTTCAGCCATAGGGAGGCTACAGACATTTTGGGGCAGCTTACTGGCCCGGCAAAGCTTGCCGTATCTTTGATGTATGGTTCCGGTCTCAGGGTGATGGAAGCGGTACGGCTTCGAGTTAAGGATGTTGATTTTGCGGAACAGTGCTTATTCGTACGTGAGGCCAAAGGTGAAAAGTCGAGGAGAACCCTGCTACCTAAAACTCTTATTGAGCCTCTAAAGGCCCAAATTCACTATGCTCTCTCGCTCCACCAACAAGATCTTAATGAGGGGCACGGGGAAGTCTATCTTCCCTTCGCCTTGGCCAAAAAATTCCCGAAGGCTGCAGCCAGCCCTGTCTGGCAATATATATTTCCGGCCAGGGAGCGCTCTCGTGATCCTCGCAGCGATACCATACGAAGACATCACATTGGGGAACAACAGATAAGGCGAGCAGTTGGCAGGGCTATTTCAAACTTAGGAATATGGAAAAAAGCCAGCTGCCACACCTTTCGCCATTCTTTTGCTACTAACCTACTGCGATCAGGCGCGGACATTCGCAATATCCAAGAGCTGCTTGGCCACAACGACATAAGTACCACGATGATCTACACTCACGTTGTCGGCATACATGAGCGTGGACTTACCAGCCCTTTGGATTAGGCCGGTATATAGTATTTCCACCGTCTAATAAAGAAAAGTCGCTGTACCGGTTGCGATTAACTCTTCCTTATCATTGCTCAGCTCCATACGCGCAACAACCAGCTTGTTACCAGTACGCAGAATAGAGCCCTCACAGAGAAAGTGCTCTCCCCTGCCCGGCTTCAGGTAATCCACACGCATATCTACGGTGCCAAGTTTGGATAGACGATCAGCTTTTTCTTTCCAGTGTACGTCGCCCATTCGCTGGTAGGCAGCAACCATAGCGGTAAGGCCACCGACAGTATCCAGGGCTGTAGCGATTACGCCACCATGTAGGATATTTTTCCAGACATTACCAATCAGCTCTGGGCGCAGATCAAATCCTGCTGAAAGGGTCAGCGCCTCCAAGTCCAGGGAGCGCATTTCAAGTCCGATTTGTTGGTTAAAAGGGATCTTTTCAAAGAACCCTTTTACCAGCTCCTGAAACTCACTAGGTGAGGGTTCTGTCATAAGCGTGCAACCCGGTTGAGTCCATCCAATGCGGCACTCCGGTAAGCCTCTGCCATGGTGGGATAGTTAAAAGTGGTGTTGACGAAATAATCAATCGAGTTGTTTGGAGCTGGCTGCTTCATAATGGCTTGGCCAATATGCACAATTTCAGCGGCTTCAGCACCAAAGCAGTGAATACCCAGGATTTCACGGGTTTCAATGTGGAACAGGATCTTGAGCATACCCACTCGTTCACCGGAGATCTGCGCGCGTGCGGTGTGCTTGAAGAGCGCACGACCCACCTCATAAGGCACTTTGGCCGCGGTCAGCTCGGATTCGGTCTTACCGACCGAGGAAATTTCTGGGAGAGTATAAATACCTGTGGGTGCATCTTCGATTACACGGTGGCCACGCCCTGCAATAGCAGCCGCAACAGCACGCCCCTGATCATAAGAAGCACTGGCGAGGCTTGGCCAGCCTATCACATCCCCTACCGCATAAATATTTTCCACTTCAGTACAGTAGTGGTCATCCACGCTTAGCTGGCCGCGATGGTTAGCTTCCAGGCCGACATTATCCAGGCCCAGAGAGCTGGTGTTACCAGTACGGCCGTTACACCAGAGCAATGCATCGGCATGTATACGCTTACCGGACTGCATCTCCATAATCACGCCCTGCTCGTTGGGCAGTACTTGAGCATATTCTTCCTGGTGGCGAACGGTGACACCCATATCACGCAGGTGGTAGCTCAGTGCGTCTGAGATTTCATCATCCAGAAATTCCAGCAAACTGCTCCGGGTATTTATAAGGTCAACCTTCACACCCAAGCCGGCAAAAATTGAAGCATATTCACAGCCGATCACTCCCGCCCCGTAAATCATGATGGAGTGCGGGGTATGCTGCATGTCTAAAATCATATCGCTATCGTAGACACGCTCGTGATCAAAATTCACATCGGCCGGGCGATACGGACGGGAGCCGGTAGCAATAATAAACTTCTTCGCGGTGACAATTTCTGTGGCGCCATCCGGTAATTGCACTTCCACACTGTTGGCATCGCGAAACCTGGCTTCGCCAACAATCAACTCAACTCGGTTGCGCGCATAAAAAGAAGTGTGCATTTCCACCTGGTAGGAAATGACCTTGTTAACTGTCTGCATCACCTGCGGAAAAGTAAGGCGGCGGGGTTCACCCAGAGCTCGAAATACACTTTGGGTGTTGTAACGCATCAGTTGTTTGACGGAGTGGCGCAATGCCTTGGAAGGAATGGTGCCTTTGTGGGTACAGTTGCCACCAACTACCTGGCGCTTTTCAATAACTGCAGCGCGCATGCCTTTTTTAGCAGCACTCATCGCGGCGGCTTCACCTGCCGGGCCCGAACCAATTACTACCAGGTCAAACTTTTGCTCTGCCATCAAATGCTCTAATTCTGTTATCCAAAAAAAGCGAGCTACGCAATAACGTCACCCACTTAACACTCAATTTACGGTTATCAGCACAGCTTGTGCCAATGACATAAAACAACAAGCCCGTTGGCCACGGGCTTGGAAAAGGTCTTACTTACTTGCGCTTAGTCGCATCGTAAGCAAGGTCATCAGTGGTCATCTCTTTCTGGCGCTGGCGCTCTTGTTCTTTTTCGCACTCGTCATCATTGCCACCACAGATGGTACAGTCCTGCTTCATGCCGATATTATTCAGGCCACCGCAAGAACCTTTTAATGGTTTGTTTTGAACCATGGCTCCGAGTGCCATCCCTGCTACGACCAGTAGCATGGCAACAAATGCAAATATAAAAATTGTCACTACTCAGACCTCTCTAGGTAAGGGGCAAAAGCGGCGCTATACCGCTCCTCAAATCCCTTGTCAGTTTTCACCAGCATGAACACAGCCAGTTTTTCACGCTCTGCCAAAGCCATCCCCGCTTCAGCCCCAAGCACATTCAGTGCAGTAGCCAGGCCATCTGCCTCGGCACAAGTATTCGCAATGACAGTCACCGACGCCAATCGGTGCTTTAGCGGACGCCCGGTACGCGGGTCTATGCTATGCGCATAGCGTACACCATCACGTTCATAGTAATTGCGGTAGTCGCCGCTGGTTGCAACCGATTTACCGCTGACATCAATGGGTTGCTGAACCATTTGCCCCATTGAGTCAGGAGCCTCGATACCGATTCGCCATGCCTTACTCTTTGGATTCACACCGAGGGTGCGCAGTTCACCACCGATCTCGACCAGGTAGTTACGGATTCCCTGCTGCTCTAGCAACACCGCAACCCGGTCGACACCGTGCCCCTTGGCGATGGCCGATAGGTCAATCTCCACCGGGCGCTGGCGGGTTATAGTATCCGGTTGCCGGGTCACCTTAAGTGCATCGGAACCTACCACCTTCTGCAATAAGGTAATGTCAGTATCCGAGGGAATACGTTCTGGCTCAGGCTGTGGACCAAATCCCCATAGGTTAACCAGGGGTCCAACGGTCACCTCAAAGGCACCTTCACTGCGGCGATAGATATCCAGGGACATCTCCACAATATCAGCAAGCGGCTGGCTAACATGAACCGCCTCACCAACAGGACTGCGATTAAAGCGCATCAACTCGGAGTCATCGATATAGGTAGACATCTCCTGGTTGACTTGTTGCAGCTCGCTATCAATCAGTGTTTGCAACTTGCTGCGCTCAACACCCTGGGGAACATCGACAACCGTGATGTGATAACTGGTCCCCATGGTGCGGCCACTAAGCTGCCAATTCTCCGGCGCTTGAGAACAGGCAGAAAAAAATACAGCCACACAAAGCAAAAACAGGGCCGGAAGAACGGGCCCTGTTTTTGCTTTTTTTGGGGCTTTGATTGCGTTTAGCAAACTAAGCTCTCCGCTTAACCACCGAAGTCATCGAGGAGAATATTTTCATCCTCTACACCCAAGTCTTTGAGCATATTGATTACTGCGGCGTTCATCATGGGCGGTCCACACATGTAGTACTCACAGTCTTCCGGAGCCGGGTGGTCCTTCAGGTAGTTTTCGTACACAACGTTGTGAATGAACCCCGTATAACCAGTCCAGTTGTCTTCCGGTTGCGGGTCAGACAGGGCTATATGCCATTGGAAATTGTCGAACTCGGAAGCCAAACCATTGTAGTCATCTTCGTAGAACATCTCGCGCAGGGAACGAGCACCGTACCAGAAGCTGATCTTGCGCTTGGAATTCAGGCGCTTGAGCTGGTCAAAAATGTGTGAGCGCATCGGTGCCATACCGGCACCACCACCGATGAAGATCATTTCATTATCGGTTTCCTTGGCGAAGAACTCACCGAAGGGTCCGTATACCTTGATCTTGTCACCAGGCTTCAGGCTGAACACGTAGGAAGACATCTGACCCGGCGGCACACCTTCAGTGCGCGGCGGCGGAGTCGCGATACGAATGTTGAACTTAACAACACCTTTCTCTTCCGGGTAGTTGGCCATGGAATAGGCACGTACCACAGGCTCAGTAACCTTGGATTCCAGCTTGAAGAAGCCAAAGTGCTCCCAGTCTCCGCGGTATTGCTCTTCCACATCGAAATCAGCAAATTTTACATGGTGAGCCGGGGCTTCCAGCTGCACGTAACCGCCCGCACGGAAGTCGACGTTTTCACCTTCTGGCAGACGCAGGGTCAGCTCTTTGATGAAGGTGGCTACGTTGGGGTTGGATTCCACAGTGCACTCCCACTGTTTCACACCAAATACTTCTTCCGGTACTTCGATTTCCATGTCTTGCTTAACAGCAACCTGACAGGAAAGGCGCTTACCTTCCTTCGCATCGCGCGGAGTAAAGTGAGCCGCTTCGGTGGGAAGCATATCACCGCCACCGGAGTTAACCTTACACACACACTGCGCACAACTGCCACCACCACCACAGGCAGAGGCCAGGAAAAGGTTGTTGGCAGCCAGGGTTTGCAGCAGTTTGCCGCCGGCCGGTACGGTGAGAGTCTTCTCACCGTTTACCAGGATGTTGACGTTGCCGGTGTTTACCAGGCGCGAGCGGGCCACAAGGATCACCGCCACCAGCGCCAGTACGATGACGGTAAACATCGCTACGCCGAGGATAATTTCAATATTATTCATAGGATTGCCTTCCCCCGCTTAGATGTCGATGCCGCCGAAGGACATGAAACCCAGGGACATCAGACCAACAGTTACGAAGGTAATGCCCAGGCCTTTCAAGCCATCCGGTACATCGCTGTACTTCAGCTTTTCGCGAATACCGGCCAGCGCGGTAATCGCCAGGGCCCAACCGAGGCCAGCGCCAAAGCCGTAGGCAACACTCTCACCGAATGCGTACTCGCGCTCCACCATGAACAGGGAGGCACCCATAATGGCGCAGTTCACAGTAATCAGCGGCAGGAATACACCCAGTGCGTTGTAAAGAGCCGGCACATATTTATCCAGAAACATCTCCAGGATCTGTACCAGCGCTGCGATAACGCCGATGTAAGACAGCAGGCCGAGGAAACTCAGGTCCACGTCGGGATAACCGGCCCAGGCCAGTGCGCCGTCTTTCAGCAGGTAGGTGTAGATCAGGTTGTTCACAGGTACTGTCAGCGTCAGTACCACGATAACCGCTACACCCAGGCCGATCGCAGCTTCGATCTTCTTCGATACGGCAAGGAAGGTACACATGCCGAGGAAGAAGGCCAGCGCCATGTTTTCAACGAAAACAGCGCGGATAATCAAAGAAATATAATGTTCCACGGATCAGGCCTCCTGCGCTTGGGTGTTAGGCGCAATCTTGAACTCATCTTGCTCCACCTGAGCTGGCTTCCAGGCGCGGATTGCCCAAATGAACAGACCGATCAGGAAGAATGCACTGGGCGGCAACAGCAACAGGCCGTTGGGGATATACCAGCCACCGTTACTCACGGTAGTCAGGATATCTACACCGAACAGCTTGCCCGCTCCAAAGAGTTCGCGGATAAAGGCCAGGCCAATCAGGATTACGCTGTAACCCAGGCCATTGCCGAGACCATCGAAGAAGCTGGGCAGCGGCGGGTTCTTCATAGC
This DNA window, taken from Microbulbifer sp. GL-2, encodes the following:
- the nqrE gene encoding NADH:ubiquinone reductase (Na(+)-transporting) subunit E, producing MALAFFLGMCTFLAVSKKIEAAIGLGVAVIVVLTLTVPVNNLIYTYLLKDGALAWAGYPDVDLSFLGLLSYIGVIAALVQILEMFLDKYVPALYNALGVFLPLITVNCAIMGASLFMVEREYAFGESVAYGFGAGLGWALAITALAGIREKLKYSDVPDGLKGLGITFVTVGLMSLGFMSFGGIDI
- the nqrF gene encoding NADH:ubiquinone reductase (Na(+)-transporting) subunit F codes for the protein MNNIEIILGVAMFTVIVLALVAVILVARSRLVNTGNVNILVNGEKTLTVPAGGKLLQTLAANNLFLASACGGGGSCAQCVCKVNSGGGDMLPTEAAHFTPRDAKEGKRLSCQVAVKQDMEIEVPEEVFGVKQWECTVESNPNVATFIKELTLRLPEGENVDFRAGGYVQLEAPAHHVKFADFDVEEQYRGDWEHFGFFKLESKVTEPVVRAYSMANYPEEKGVVKFNIRIATPPPRTEGVPPGQMSSYVFSLKPGDKIKVYGPFGEFFAKETDNEMIFIGGGAGMAPMRSHIFDQLKRLNSKRKISFWYGARSLREMFYEDDYNGLASEFDNFQWHIALSDPQPEDNWTGYTGFIHNVVYENYLKDHPAPEDCEYYMCGPPMMNAAVINMLKDLGVEDENILLDDFGG
- the nqrM gene encoding (Na+)-NQR maturation NqrM, producing the protein MTIFIFAFVAMLLVVAGMALGAMVQNKPLKGSCGGLNNIGMKQDCTICGGNDDECEKEQERQRQKEMTTDDLAYDATKRK
- a CDS encoding integron integrase, whose amino-acid sequence is MRSKYLAYKTEQTYCYWVKDFIRFNQMRHPEVLGKAEVDNWLSHLAINRSVSINTQKTALNAVVFLYKQFMGLELGELKFDSSHRPRQLPVVFSHREATDILGQLTGPAKLAVSLMYGSGLRVMEAVRLRVKDVDFAEQCLFVREAKGEKSRRTLLPKTLIEPLKAQIHYALSLHQQDLNEGHGEVYLPFALAKKFPKAAASPVWQYIFPARERSRDPRSDTIRRHHIGEQQIRRAVGRAISNLGIWKKASCHTFRHSFATNLLRSGADIRNIQELLGHNDISTTMIYTHVVGIHERGLTSPLD
- a CDS encoding FAD:protein FMN transferase, which codes for MLNAIKAPKKAKTGPVLPALFLLCVAVFFSACSQAPENWQLSGRTMGTSYHITVVDVPQGVERSKLQTLIDSELQQVNQEMSTYIDDSELMRFNRSPVGEAVHVSQPLADIVEMSLDIYRRSEGAFEVTVGPLVNLWGFGPQPEPERIPSDTDITLLQKVVGSDALKVTRQPDTITRQRPVEIDLSAIAKGHGVDRVAVLLEQQGIRNYLVEIGGELRTLGVNPKSKAWRIGIEAPDSMGQMVQQPIDVSGKSVATSGDYRNYYERDGVRYAHSIDPRTGRPLKHRLASVTVIANTCAEADGLATALNVLGAEAGMALAEREKLAVFMLVKTDKGFEERYSAAFAPYLERSE
- a CDS encoding thioesterase family protein; its protein translation is MTEPSPSEFQELVKGFFEKIPFNQQIGLEMRSLDLEALTLSAGFDLRPELIGNVWKNILHGGVIATALDTVGGLTAMVAAYQRMGDVHWKEKADRLSKLGTVDMRVDYLKPGRGEHFLCEGSILRTGNKLVVARMELSNDKEELIATGTATFLY
- the sthA gene encoding Si-specific NAD(P)(+) transhydrogenase, with amino-acid sequence MAEQKFDLVVIGSGPAGEAAAMSAAKKGMRAAVIEKRQVVGGNCTHKGTIPSKALRHSVKQLMRYNTQSVFRALGEPRRLTFPQVMQTVNKVISYQVEMHTSFYARNRVELIVGEARFRDANSVEVQLPDGATEIVTAKKFIIATGSRPYRPADVNFDHERVYDSDMILDMQHTPHSIMIYGAGVIGCEYASIFAGLGVKVDLINTRSSLLEFLDDEISDALSYHLRDMGVTVRHQEEYAQVLPNEQGVIMEMQSGKRIHADALLWCNGRTGNTSSLGLDNVGLEANHRGQLSVDDHYCTEVENIYAVGDVIGWPSLASASYDQGRAVAAAIAGRGHRVIEDAPTGIYTLPEISSVGKTESELTAAKVPYEVGRALFKHTARAQISGERVGMLKILFHIETREILGIHCFGAEAAEIVHIGQAIMKQPAPNNSIDYFVNTTFNYPTMAEAYRSAALDGLNRVARL